Proteins from a single region of Streptococcus mitis:
- the nrdG gene encoding anaerobic ribonucleoside-triphosphate reductase activating protein, which produces MNNPKPQEWKSEELSQGRIIDYKAFNFVDGEGVRNSLYVSGCMFHCEGCYNVATWSFNAGIPYTAELEEQIMADLAQPYVQGLTLLGGEPFLNTGILLPLVKRIRKELPEKDIWSWTGYTWEEMMLETSDKLELLSLIDILVDGRYDRTKRNLMLQFRGSSNQRIIDVQKSLKSGQVVIWDKLNDGKESYEQVKRE; this is translated from the coding sequence ATGAATAATCCAAAACCACAAGAATGGAAAAGCGAGGAACTCAGTCAGGGGCGTATCATCGACTACAAGGCCTTTAACTTTGTAGATGGAGAAGGTGTGCGCAACTCTCTCTATGTATCAGGCTGTATGTTTCACTGCGAGGGGTGCTATAATGTTGCTACTTGGTCCTTCAATGCGGGGATTCCCTATACAGCAGAATTAGAAGAACAGATCATGGCAGATCTTGCTCAGCCCTATGTTCAAGGCTTGACTTTGCTAGGAGGAGAGCCTTTTCTCAATACGGGTATTCTCTTGCCTCTCGTTAAACGCATCCGAAAGGAATTACCAGAAAAAGACATCTGGTCCTGGACGGGATATACTTGGGAAGAAATGATGCTGGAGACCTCAGATAAATTGGAACTCTTATCATTGATTGACATTCTTGTTGATGGACGGTATGATCGAACTAAGAGAAATCTTATGCTTCAGTTTCGAGGTTCATCCAACCAACGAATTATCGATGTGCAAAAATCGCTCAAAAGTGGGCAAGTAGTGATTTGGGACAAGCTCAATGATGGAAAAGAAAGCTATGAACAGGTGAAGAGAGAATGA
- a CDS encoding GNAT family N-acetyltransferase has product MELRRPRLTDKKAVIDMMEEFEKYQSPHDGGFWDTENFSYEDWLETNMQKEIGINLPENRVPSIQFVSFDDVGRALGFLNLRLRLNEGLLNYAGHIGYSIRPSERGKGYAKGTLSQGLQLAKEKNIKKALVTCSVNNPASRAVILANGGIFENARNGVERYWIEVANE; this is encoded by the coding sequence ATGGAACTACGCAGACCAAGATTAACAGATAAGAAGGCTGTTATAGATATGATGGAGGAATTTGAAAAATATCAGTCGCCTCACGACGGTGGTTTCTGGGATACAGAGAATTTTTCCTATGAAGACTGGTTGGAAACAAATATGCAAAAGGAGATAGGAATTAACTTGCCTGAAAATCGTGTTCCTTCTATTCAATTTGTATCATTTGATGATGTAGGTCGTGCTCTAGGATTTTTGAATCTGCGATTGAGACTGAATGAGGGTTTACTGAATTATGCTGGCCACATTGGATACTCCATCCGACCGTCTGAAAGAGGCAAAGGTTATGCTAAAGGAACTCTCAGTCAGGGCTTGCAACTTGCTAAGGAAAAGAACATCAAGAAAGCTCTTGTTACCTGTAGCGTGAATAATCCTGCTAGTAGAGCAGTCATTCTAGCAAATGGTGGAATATTTGAGAATGCTCGTAATGGAGTCGAGCGTTATTGGATAGAGGTAGCGAATGAATAA
- the nrdD gene encoding anaerobic ribonucleoside-triphosphate reductase — MIALEEKITILPTLFVEKRDGRRVVFDVDKIDKALHKAADKVMEVTPLVEKRLNALTERIVTEIHSRFPQGVKIYEIQNIVEHELLEAKEYALAEEYITYRTQRDFERSKATDINFSIHKLLNKDQAVVNENANKDSDVFNTQRDLTAGIVGKSIGLQILPKHVANAHQKGDIHYHDLDYSPYTPMTNCCLIDFKGMLENGFKIGNAEVESPKSIQTATAQISQIIANVASSQYGGCSADRIDEVLAPYAEKNYQKHFKDAEEWVLPEKQEDYAWKKTQKDIYDAMQSLEYEINTLFTSNGQTPFTSLGFGLGTSRFEREIQKAILTIRIKGLGSEHRTAIFPKLIFTLKRGLNLEEGTPNYDIKQLALECATKRMYPDVLSYDKIIELTGSFKVPMGCRSFLQGWKDENGVEVNSGRMNLGVVTVNLPRIALESEGDMTKFWEIFNERMNIAEDALVYRVERTKEATPANAPILYQYGAFGHRLGKEESVDQLFKNRRATVSLGYIGLYEVATVFFGNSWESNSDAKEFTLDIIRDMKRRVEEWSDQYGYHFSIYSTPSESLTDRFCRLDTEKFGSIPDITDKEYYTNSFHYDVRKNPTPFEKLDFEKVYPEAGASGGFIHYCEYPVLQQNPKALEAVWDYAYDRVGYLGTNTPIDRCYKCDFEGDFEPTERGFACPNCGNSDPKTVDVVKRTCGYLGNPQARPMVNGRHKEIAARVKHMNASTIKIAGHQVTN, encoded by the coding sequence ATGATTGCACTAGAAGAAAAAATTACAATTTTGCCAACTCTCTTCGTTGAAAAACGAGATGGGAGACGTGTTGTATTTGATGTGGACAAGATTGACAAGGCTCTCCACAAGGCGGCTGATAAGGTTATGGAAGTGACACCCTTGGTTGAAAAGCGCCTAAATGCTCTGACCGAGCGTATTGTCACAGAAATTCATAGTCGCTTTCCACAGGGAGTTAAGATTTATGAAATCCAAAATATTGTAGAACATGAACTTCTTGAAGCCAAAGAATATGCGCTGGCTGAGGAGTATATTACTTATCGGACACAGAGGGATTTTGAGCGCTCAAAAGCGACAGATATCAACTTTAGTATCCATAAACTTCTCAATAAAGATCAAGCGGTCGTCAATGAAAATGCCAATAAAGACAGCGATGTCTTTAATACCCAGCGTGATTTGACAGCAGGGATTGTTGGGAAGTCGATCGGACTGCAAATACTTCCCAAGCACGTAGCTAATGCTCACCAAAAGGGAGATATCCACTATCACGATTTGGACTATAGTCCGTATACCCCTATGACCAACTGCTGTTTGATTGATTTTAAGGGGATGTTGGAAAATGGTTTTAAGATTGGAAATGCAGAGGTAGAAAGTCCCAAGTCTATTCAGACTGCAACAGCTCAGATTTCCCAAATCATCGCCAACGTTGCTTCTAGCCAGTATGGAGGCTGTTCAGCTGACCGCATCGATGAAGTCTTGGCGCCTTATGCAGAGAAGAATTACCAAAAACACTTTAAGGATGCGGAAGAGTGGGTTTTGCCTGAAAAACAGGAAGATTATGCCTGGAAGAAAACGCAAAAAGACATCTATGATGCTATGCAATCTCTTGAGTATGAAATCAATACTCTCTTCACTTCAAATGGTCAAACCCCCTTTACTTCACTAGGTTTTGGTCTAGGAACTAGTCGTTTTGAACGGGAAATTCAAAAAGCTATCTTGACCATTCGGATCAAGGGTCTGGGTTCGGAACATCGTACGGCTATCTTTCCTAAACTCATTTTTACTCTGAAACGAGGTCTCAACTTAGAGGAAGGAACTCCCAACTATGACATTAAGCAGTTGGCTCTAGAATGTGCAACTAAACGGATGTATCCAGACGTCTTGTCTTACGATAAGATTATCGAATTGACTGGTTCTTTCAAGGTTCCTATGGGTTGTCGTTCTTTCCTTCAAGGATGGAAAGACGAGAATGGTGTAGAAGTCAATTCAGGTCGGATGAATCTAGGTGTTGTGACGGTCAACCTTCCTCGTATTGCCCTCGAGTCTGAGGGCGACATGACCAAGTTCTGGGAAATCTTCAACGAGCGTATGAATATCGCTGAAGATGCTCTTGTCTATCGTGTCGAACGGACCAAGGAAGCAACACCAGCAAATGCTCCTATCCTTTATCAATACGGTGCTTTTGGTCATCGTCTAGGTAAAGAAGAAAGTGTTGACCAGCTCTTTAAGAATCGTCGTGCGACAGTTTCGCTGGGCTATATTGGTTTGTATGAAGTAGCGACTGTTTTCTTTGGTAACAGCTGGGAAAGCAATTCAGATGCTAAGGAATTCACGCTAGACATTATTCGAGATATGAAACGCCGTGTGGAAGAATGGTCGGATCAATATGGCTACCATTTCTCAATTTATTCAACACCATCTGAAAGTCTGACAGATCGTTTCTGCCGACTAGATACAGAGAAATTTGGCTCTATTCCTGATATTACAGATAAAGAATACTACACCAATTCATTCCACTACGATGTTCGTAAAAATCCAACACCGTTTGAAAAATTAGACTTTGAGAAAGTCTATCCAGAAGCAGGTGCGTCAGGTGGTTTCATTCATTATTGTGAGTATCCAGTCCTCCAGCAAAATCCTAAAGCCTTGGAAGCTGTATGGGACTATGCTTATGACCGTGTAGGCTATCTAGGCACCAATACTCCGATTGACCGTTGTTACAAGTGTGACTTTGAAGGGGATTTTGAACCAACTGAAAGAGGATTTGCTTGTCCAAACTGTGGCAATAGTGACCCTAAAACAGTGGATGTGGTCAAACGAACTTGTGGATATCTGGGAAATCCTCAAGCAAGACCTATGGTCAATGGCCGTCACAAGGAAATCGCTGCGCGTGTCAAACACATGAATGCCTCAACGATTAAAATAGCTGGCCATCAAGTAACAAATTAG
- a CDS encoding damage-inducible protein CinA, producing MAVYGRIEEVSETIQRNEIENRLDRKLESHVEKEEQVAFPFFRLIIGSTIATVFSVVIPLLLDMVSPSQAQDLYIGWALHQGGQLYSSYYAGQGLLYYLLLYITQGGILFALVEWLALLGGGYFLFSSTEYLTGQREQAKQLLTIFYILVSGLGFGGGYATILALPFLFAGFSFIAAYLSNPTHDKGFLRLGIFLALSFFIEPLTSLLFIAVVTIGLFVFNVGHGRLAHGVYQFFTAALGFSLIFYPVGYYVLASGGFGEALGSLLYPIDSLQISTNPQLMDNVVFYGLLTFGLGALFLVFLGLFQSKASRLYVISVPASFAFIFVLALLLFSQEPLHGSRLILILPFLLLLLMTSIRGKHLARVARRSRREEVPTLWKKFMKGNLYLPILVVVYLIAIPFVARFVLHPASYREQHQVVDRVKQETSDGDQIYIWDSHVQMYKESQRLAGSMFPSPLLYTNTEANKASLIHDLKENQPKLIVVNDKVALWSEAETLLKENYQQVMTDYSEFKVYKIK from the coding sequence ATGGCTGTATATGGCAGAATCGAAGAAGTATCCGAAACGATACAGAGGAATGAAATTGAAAATAGACTGGATAGGAAGCTTGAATCTCATGTAGAAAAAGAAGAACAGGTAGCTTTTCCGTTTTTTAGACTCATCATTGGAAGTACGATTGCAACGGTTTTTTCTGTGGTGATACCTTTACTTTTAGATATGGTAAGTCCTTCTCAGGCTCAGGATTTGTATATAGGGTGGGCTTTACATCAGGGAGGACAGCTCTACAGTAGCTATTATGCTGGTCAAGGTCTTCTTTATTACTTACTACTTTACATCACTCAGGGAGGCATTCTTTTTGCCTTGGTAGAATGGTTGGCTCTCTTAGGAGGAGGTTATTTCCTCTTTTCTTCGACAGAGTATTTGACGGGACAAAGGGAACAAGCCAAGCAACTCCTAACCATATTTTATATTTTGGTATCCGGTCTTGGTTTTGGCGGAGGCTACGCTACGATTTTAGCTCTACCGTTCTTATTTGCAGGATTTTCATTCATAGCAGCTTATCTATCAAATCCTACTCATGACAAGGGATTTTTACGTCTGGGGATTTTCTTGGCCCTATCATTTTTCATAGAGCCTCTTACAAGTCTTCTCTTTATTGCAGTAGTAACGATCGGTTTATTTGTCTTTAATGTTGGGCATGGTCGCCTTGCTCATGGAGTTTATCAGTTTTTTACAGCAGCACTTGGTTTTTCTCTCATCTTTTACCCAGTAGGCTACTATGTCCTTGCTTCAGGTGGCTTTGGAGAAGCTCTAGGAAGTCTTTTATATCCGATTGATTCCCTCCAGATCTCTACCAATCCTCAACTAATGGATAATGTTGTATTCTATGGTTTGTTGACCTTTGGTTTAGGAGCTCTCTTCCTTGTTTTTCTAGGATTGTTCCAATCAAAGGCATCAAGATTATATGTTATTTCCGTACCAGCTAGTTTTGCTTTCATATTTGTACTAGCCTTGTTGCTTTTTTCTCAAGAACCTCTTCACGGTTCGCGTTTGATTCTAATCCTTCCATTTTTACTCCTTCTTTTGATGACCAGTATTCGTGGGAAACATTTAGCTAGAGTAGCTCGACGTAGTAGAAGAGAAGAAGTTCCTACTTTATGGAAAAAATTCATGAAGGGAAATCTCTACCTACCGATCCTAGTGGTGGTTTACCTGATTGCAATTCCTTTTGTGGCTCGTTTTGTCTTGCATCCAGCTTCTTATAGAGAACAACATCAAGTGGTAGATAGAGTCAAACAAGAGACGAGTGATGGTGACCAAATCTATATTTGGGATTCACATGTTCAAATGTATAAAGAAAGCCAGCGTTTGGCTGGATCCATGTTCCCATCACCTCTTCTTTATACGAATACAGAAGCGAATAAAGCCAGCTTGATTCATGACTTGAAAGAAAATCAACCTAAGTTGATAGTGGTGAACGACAAGGTGGCTCTCTGGTCTGAGGCGGAGACACTCTTAAAAGAAAATTACCAACAAGTAATGACTGATTATTCAGAGTTTAAAGTCTATAAAATTAAATAA
- the cls gene encoding cardiolipin synthase — protein MKYRKFQLLMSKYGFSLSIMLLELCLVFGLFLYLGRMAPILWIVLLIFMSMATIVAIVNRSMAPESKVMWLVVTFVPVIGPLLYLMFGERRLSKKEIKQLDKLGSMHFREDNSKALRQKLKEEDKAAYGVIKSLLSMDSNADVYDRTDSQFFSSGESMWQHMLEDLKKAEKFIFLEYYIVEEGLMWNSILDILEQKAAQGVEVKMLYDDIGCMATLPGDYTIQLRSRGIEAHKFNKVIPRLTVAYNNRDHRKILVIDGQVAYTGGINLADEYINHVERFGYWKDSGIRIDGPGVKALTRLFLMTWYINRGEISDFDQYHLENQPCSGQGLCIPYGSGPKPIFRTQVGKKVYQSLINQATDSVYITTPYLIIDYDLTESIKNAAMRGVDVRIVTPFIPDKKLIQLITRGAYPDLLSAGVRIFEYSPGFIHSKQILVDKDFAAVGTINLDYRSLLHHYEDAVLLYKTESITEIQKDFQEIFSVSQEIFPHTIKNSWYQKLIKEIAQLFAPIL, from the coding sequence ATGAAATATAGGAAATTTCAATTATTAATGTCCAAGTATGGCTTTAGTCTTTCGATTATGCTACTTGAACTTTGTCTTGTTTTTGGTCTCTTTCTTTATTTAGGGCGGATGGCTCCTATTCTATGGATTGTTCTCTTAATCTTTATGAGTATGGCGACTATCGTAGCTATTGTCAATCGTTCCATGGCGCCTGAAAGCAAGGTAATGTGGTTAGTGGTGACTTTTGTTCCTGTCATTGGCCCCTTGCTCTATCTGATGTTTGGTGAAAGGCGATTGTCCAAAAAAGAAATCAAGCAGTTGGACAAACTTGGTTCCATGCATTTTCGGGAGGATAATAGCAAAGCTCTCCGCCAGAAATTGAAGGAAGAGGATAAGGCGGCTTATGGAGTTATCAAATCTTTGTTAAGTATGGATAGCAACGCCGATGTCTATGATCGAACAGACTCACAATTCTTTTCTTCGGGTGAAAGCATGTGGCAACATATGTTGGAAGACCTCAAGAAAGCTGAAAAGTTTATCTTTCTAGAGTACTATATTGTCGAAGAAGGTCTGATGTGGAATAGCATACTAGATATACTAGAGCAAAAGGCAGCTCAGGGTGTAGAGGTCAAGATGCTCTATGATGATATCGGCTGTATGGCGACTTTACCTGGAGACTATACTATTCAGCTTCGTAGTCGAGGAATTGAAGCCCATAAATTTAACAAGGTGATTCCTCGTTTGACAGTGGCTTACAACAATAGGGACCATCGTAAAATCCTTGTCATAGATGGTCAGGTAGCCTATACAGGAGGCATTAACTTAGCCGATGAGTACATCAATCATGTAGAACGCTTTGGGTACTGGAAGGACAGTGGGATTCGCATAGATGGTCCTGGTGTCAAGGCTCTAACCCGTCTCTTTTTGATGACTTGGTACATCAATCGTGGGGAAATCAGCGATTTTGACCAGTATCACTTGGAAAATCAGCCTTGTTCTGGCCAAGGGCTCTGCATTCCTTACGGTAGTGGACCCAAGCCTATCTTCCGTACCCAGGTAGGGAAAAAAGTTTATCAAAGTTTGATTAATCAGGCTACTGATTCAGTCTATATCACAACACCCTATTTGATTATTGACTATGATTTAACTGAGAGTATTAAAAATGCAGCCATGAGAGGTGTTGATGTCCGCATCGTGACTCCTTTCATTCCGGATAAAAAATTAATCCAACTCATAACAAGAGGAGCCTATCCGGATTTGTTGTCAGCGGGAGTAAGGATTTTTGAGTATAGTCCAGGCTTCATCCACAGTAAACAAATCTTAGTGGATAAGGACTTTGCTGCAGTTGGAACCATTAACTTAGATTATAGAAGTTTGCTTCATCACTATGAAGATGCAGTTTTGCTATATAAAACGGAATCAATCACAGAGATTCAAAAAGATTTTCAGGAGATTTTTTCAGTATCTCAAGAAATTTTCCCTCATACGATAAAAAATAGCTGGTATCAGAAATTAATTAAGGAAATCGCCCAGTTATTCGCCCCAATCTTATAA
- a CDS encoding SP_0198 family lipoprotein — MKLKTFTLSLASLASLSLLVACSQRAQQVQQPVAQPQTQQTQQSQAASSSTENTNQATTSSSQNAPEAQPTNIDGTYTGQDEGDRITLVVTGTTGTWTQVETDGEQEIKQVSFDPANQRMIIGDDAKIYAINGNQMIIDDMDRDASDRIILSK, encoded by the coding sequence ATGAAATTAAAAACATTCACACTTTCTCTTGCTTCTTTAGCAAGTCTTAGTCTCTTAGTAGCTTGTTCACAAAGAGCTCAACAGGTTCAACAACCAGTAGCTCAACCGCAAACACAACAAACTCAACAATCACAAGCAGCTTCATCTTCTACAGAAAATACAAACCAGGCAACGACAAGTTCTTCACAAAATGCGCCTGAGGCTCAACCAACTAACATTGATGGAACTTATACTGGTCAGGACGAAGGAGATCGTATCACTTTAGTGGTAACTGGAACAACTGGCACCTGGACACAGGTAGAAACTGATGGGGAACAAGAAATCAAGCAGGTTAGCTTCGATCCAGCCAATCAACGCATGATTATTGGTGATGATGCCAAGATTTATGCAATCAATGGCAATCAGATGATTATTGACGATATGGATAGAGACGCGTCTGATCGCATTATTTTATCAAAATAG
- a CDS encoding bifunctional folylpolyglutamate synthase/dihydrofolate synthase — MFEVEEWLHSRIGLNFRSGLSRMQQAVDLLGNPEKSYPIIHVTGTNGKGSTIAFMRELFMGQGKRVATFTSPHIVSINDRICINGQPIADADVIRLANQVKEMEKTLLQTHDQLSFFELLTLIAFLYFREQEVDLVLLEVGIGGLLDTTNVVTGELAVITSIGLDHQETLGDSIAAIAEQKAGIFKAGKKAVIAKLPSEARLVCQKKADSLAVDLYQAGQDFSTLNGNFSSSLLNLSQLKIGLEGAYQQENAALALQAFLLFMGEGKEVVDEQAVRQALKQTHWAGRLERIRSQIYLDGAHNLPALTRLVEFIKGKEQEGYRPKILFGALKRKDYQGMLGYLAENLPQVELKVTGFDYQGSLDDTDVTGYHVIPSYREFISSFEERADTQDLLFVTGSLYFISEVRSHLLGHEQIN; from the coding sequence ATGTTTGAAGTAGAAGAATGGCTCCATAGTCGGATTGGTTTGAATTTTCGATCAGGTTTGAGCCGAATGCAGCAAGCGGTGGATTTGTTGGGGAATCCCGAGAAGTCTTATCCTATTATCCACGTAACAGGAACTAATGGAAAAGGTTCTACCATTGCTTTTATGAGGGAGTTATTTATGGGGCAAGGCAAAAGAGTTGCGACCTTTACCTCCCCTCATATCGTCTCTATCAATGATCGAATCTGCATTAACGGGCAACCAATAGCTGATGCAGACGTCATCCGTTTGGCTAATCAGGTCAAGGAGATGGAGAAAACGCTTCTGCAAACCCATGATCAGTTGTCCTTTTTTGAATTGCTGACCTTGATTGCTTTTCTTTATTTTAGAGAGCAAGAGGTGGATTTGGTTTTATTAGAAGTGGGAATTGGTGGCTTACTTGACACGACTAATGTGGTAACTGGAGAGCTTGCTGTCATAACCTCCATCGGGCTTGACCATCAGGAGACTCTGGGTGACAGTATAGCAGCAATTGCAGAGCAGAAAGCTGGTATTTTTAAGGCTGGTAAAAAGGCAGTGATTGCTAAGTTGCCTTCAGAAGCTAGGCTTGTTTGTCAGAAAAAAGCAGACTCTTTAGCTGTTGACCTTTATCAGGCAGGTCAGGATTTTTCAACGCTGAATGGGAATTTTTCAAGCTCTTTACTAAATCTTTCGCAGTTGAAAATAGGCTTGGAAGGAGCCTATCAGCAGGAAAATGCAGCCTTGGCGTTGCAAGCATTTCTTCTTTTTATGGGAGAAGGAAAGGAAGTTGTTGATGAGCAGGCTGTAAGACAGGCTTTGAAGCAGACCCATTGGGCTGGTCGCTTGGAGCGTATTCGTTCTCAGATTTACTTGGATGGTGCCCATAATCTCCCTGCCTTGACTCGCTTGGTTGAATTTATCAAAGGAAAAGAGCAGGAAGGTTATCGTCCTAAAATCCTTTTTGGAGCCTTGAAACGTAAGGATTATCAGGGGATGTTAGGCTATCTGGCTGAAAATTTGCCTCAGGTGGAACTCAAGGTGACCGGCTTCGACTATCAAGGTTCTCTGGATGATACAGATGTAACAGGTTACCATGTAATTCCTTCTTATCGCGAATTTATCAGCAGTTTCGAAGAAAGAGCCGATACCCAGGATTTGTTGTTCGTTACAGGCTCACTCTATTTTATCTCAGAAGTACGGAGTCACCTACTGGGGCATGAGCAGATAAATTGA
- a CDS encoding DUF1292 domain-containing protein, whose translation MSHDHNHDHEERELITLVDEQGNETLFEIILEIDGKEEFGKNYAFLEPVNAEEDEDGQVEILACSFIKNEDGTEDEWQLVPEDSEDEWNMLEEVFNSFEEE comes from the coding sequence ATGTCACACGATCATAACCACGACCACGAAGAACGTGAATTAATTACACTAGTAGATGAGCAAGGAAATGAAACCTTGTTTGAAATCATTTTGGAGATTGACGGAAAAGAAGAATTTGGCAAAAACTATGCTTTTCTAGAACCAGTTAACGCAGAAGAAGACGAAGACGGACAAGTTGAAATCCTAGCTTGCTCATTCATCAAAAACGAAGATGGAACAGAAGACGAATGGCAATTAGTCCCAGAAGACTCAGAAGACGAATGGAACATGCTTGAAGAAGTCTTCAATAGTTTTGAGGAGGAGTGA
- the ruvX gene encoding Holliday junction resolvase RuvX produces the protein MRIMGLDVGSKTVGVAISDPLGFTAQGLEIIQINEEQGQFGFDRVQELVDTYKVERFVVGLPKNMNNTSGPRVEASQAYGAKLEELFGLPVDYQDERLTTVAAERMLIEQADISRNKRKKVIDKLAAQLILQNYLDRKF, from the coding sequence ATGAGAATTATGGGATTGGACGTCGGTTCAAAAACGGTAGGGGTGGCCATCAGCGATCCGCTCGGTTTTACAGCTCAAGGACTTGAAATCATCCAAATCAATGAGGAGCAAGGCCAGTTTGGTTTTGACCGCGTTCAGGAATTGGTTGATACTTACAAGGTGGAACGATTTGTAGTGGGCTTGCCTAAAAACATGAACAATACAAGTGGACCGCGCGTGGAAGCTAGTCAAGCCTACGGAGCAAAGCTGGAAGAGCTTTTTGGTTTACCAGTAGACTATCAAGATGAACGCTTGACAACAGTTGCCGCAGAGCGCATGTTGATCGAGCAAGCAGATATTAGCCGCAACAAGCGCAAGAAAGTCATTGATAAGTTAGCAGCTCAGCTGATTTTACAAAATTATTTAGATAGAAAATTTTAA
- a CDS encoding IreB family regulatory phosphoprotein, which yields MGFTEETVRFKLDDSNKKEISETLTDVYASLNDKGYNPINQIVGYVLSGDPAYVPRYNNARNQIRKYERDEIVEELVRYYLKGQGVDL from the coding sequence ATGGGATTTACTGAAGAAACAGTACGTTTTAAATTGGACGATTCCAATAAAAAAGAAATTAGCGAAACTTTGACTGATGTCTATGCTTCGTTGAACGATAAGGGCTACAACCCAATTAACCAAATCGTAGGTTACGTATTGAGTGGAGACCCTGCCTACGTTCCTCGTTATAATAATGCACGAAATCAAATCCGTAAGTATGAGCGTGATGAAATCGTTGAGGAATTAGTCCGCTACTACCTTAAAGGACAAGGAGTCGATCTATAA
- a CDS encoding SP0191 family lipoprotein — MKKIVLVSLAFLFVLVGCGQKKETGTATKTEKDTLQSALPVIENAEKNTVVTKTLVLPKSDDGSQQIQTVTYKGKQFLSLTIIQKRPVTDELKTFVTEHGVEATQKALIEAEGKDTSIQEARKLPGFTLETKLLSETEIQTTTTYDFQVLDVKKASQVEYLKNIGLENLLKNEPSKYISDRLANGATEQ, encoded by the coding sequence ATGAAAAAAATAGTTCTTGTTAGTCTAGCTTTCCTTTTTGTCCTGGTTGGTTGCGGACAGAAAAAAGAAACTGGAACAGCTACAAAAACAGAAAAGGATACGCTTCAGTCGGCATTGCCAGTTATTGAAAATGCCGAGAAGAATACAGTTGTGACCAAGACTTTGGTCTTGCCAAAGTCAGATGATGGCAGTCAGCAGATTCAAACGGTCACGTATAAAGGAAAACAATTTTTAAGTTTGACTATTATTCAAAAAAGACCAGTTACCGATGAATTGAAGACTTTTGTAACTGAGCATGGTGTAGAGGCTACTCAAAAAGCCCTCATTGAAGCTGAAGGTAAAGATACCTCAATTCAGGAAGCACGCAAGTTGCCAGGTTTTACGCTTGAGACGAAGCTACTAAGTGAAACAGAAATTCAAACAACAACTACTTATGATTTTCAGGTTTTAGATGTAAAAAAAGCTTCACAGGTTGAATATCTAAAGAATATTGGCTTGGAAAATCTTTTGAAAAATGAACCAAGCAAATATATTTCAGATAGATTGGCAAATGGTGCGACAGAACAATAG
- the spx gene encoding transcriptional regulator Spx, which yields MIKIYTVSSCTSCKKAKTWLNAHQLSYKEQNLGKEGITREELLDILTKTDNGIASIVSSKNRYAKALGVDIEDLSVNEVLNLIMETPRILKSPILVDEKRLQVGYKEDDIRAFLPRSVRNVENAEARLRAAL from the coding sequence ATGATTAAAATTTATACAGTCTCAAGTTGTACTAGCTGTAAAAAAGCAAAAACCTGGCTCAATGCCCACCAGTTAAGTTATAAAGAACAAAACCTTGGTAAAGAAGGAATTACGAGAGAAGAATTACTGGATATTCTAACCAAAACAGATAACGGAATAGCCAGCATTGTTTCGTCTAAAAATCGCTATGCCAAAGCCCTTGGAGTGGATATTGAAGATTTGAGTGTCAATGAAGTCCTCAATCTGATTATGGAAACACCGAGAATTTTAAAGAGCCCAATCCTTGTAGATGAAAAACGCCTACAAGTTGGCTATAAGGAAGACGATATTCGTGCCTTCCTACCACGCTCTGTCCGTAATGTAGAAAATGCAGAAGCACGTTTGCGTGCGGCTCTATAA